Proteins encoded by one window of bacterium:
- a CDS encoding uroporphyrinogen-III synthase — protein sequence MRTDTSSGLRGRRILILEARLPAVLAGLVQRGGGDVVSVPAVVEATADPEDVRGPLEQLCCGATDLIVFQTGSGVEHLYRQAQTLGLDEAFVAELRRRPIAVRGPKPAAVLGRWQVRAAVTASVPHTTTELCTALAARELGGARVFVQHYGQLNDTLGAFLRGRGALPVDALPYRWTPPADPGPLTQAILDLVSGRVDALLITSRPQVVHLFAVAESLGKTDALRGALNTSVAVAAVGPVSRRALEERGVRVTVEPAQTKMAPVVAALAEHFTRAARQDAGPCYPAFLDLRGRPCVVLGGGPAAEGKVRGLLDCGANVTLIAPTVTPGLAGLAAARRITIRERAYVRGDLAGAFLAIAADGDAAAHRAVWDEAEAEHVLLNAVDDAPFCHFIAPAIHRQGALTVAISTAGRSPALAVRLRDRIAAEIGPGYAALLDLLGGLREEIAAREPDPSRRTALWYRLVDAELLGPIRLGNVEEARRRAREVVDAAVGTP from the coding sequence GTGAGGACCGACACATCGTCTGGGCTGCGCGGCCGGCGCATCCTGATCCTCGAGGCGCGGCTGCCGGCGGTCCTGGCCGGCTTGGTGCAGCGCGGGGGAGGGGACGTGGTTTCCGTGCCGGCCGTCGTGGAAGCCACGGCTGATCCGGAAGACGTGCGCGGACCGCTCGAACAGCTGTGCTGCGGGGCCACGGACCTGATCGTGTTCCAGACGGGGAGCGGCGTCGAGCACCTGTACCGTCAGGCTCAGACCCTCGGTCTGGACGAGGCGTTCGTCGCCGAACTGCGCCGCCGGCCGATCGCGGTCCGGGGTCCAAAGCCGGCCGCGGTCCTGGGCCGCTGGCAGGTGCGCGCGGCCGTCACCGCGTCGGTCCCGCACACGACGACGGAGTTGTGCACCGCGCTCGCCGCGCGAGAACTCGGCGGGGCGAGAGTGTTCGTGCAGCATTACGGTCAGCTCAACGACACGCTCGGCGCCTTCCTGCGCGGGCGAGGGGCGCTCCCCGTGGATGCCCTCCCGTACCGATGGACGCCGCCGGCGGACCCCGGTCCGCTCACACAGGCCATCCTTGATCTCGTGAGCGGCCGAGTCGATGCGCTGCTGATCACCAGCCGACCCCAGGTCGTGCACCTCTTCGCCGTCGCGGAGTCCCTCGGGAAGACCGACGCGCTGCGCGGGGCTTTGAACACGTCGGTGGCCGTTGCCGCCGTTGGTCCGGTCAGCCGCCGCGCGCTCGAAGAGCGCGGCGTGCGGGTCACTGTGGAACCGGCGCAGACGAAGATGGCGCCCGTCGTAGCGGCGCTCGCAGAGCACTTTACGCGGGCCGCGCGGCAAGACGCGGGGCCATGCTATCCTGCATTTCTCGATCTCCGCGGCCGGCCGTGCGTGGTGCTCGGGGGCGGCCCCGCGGCCGAGGGGAAGGTCCGCGGCCTGCTGGACTGCGGAGCGAACGTCACGTTGATCGCGCCGACCGTAACGCCCGGACTGGCCGGCCTCGCGGCCGCCCGCCGGATCACGATCCGTGAACGCGCCTACGTCCGGGGCGATCTCGCCGGCGCGTTTCTGGCCATTGCCGCCGACGGCGACGCGGCGGCGCACCGTGCCGTCTGGGACGAGGCTGAAGCTGAACACGTGCTGCTGAACGCGGTGGACGATGCGCCGTTCTGCCACTTCATCGCTCCTGCGATCCACCGGCAGGGGGCGCTCACAGTGGCGATCTCCACCGCCGGCCGCAGTCCGGCGCTCGCGGTGCGGTTGCGCGACCGGATTGCCGCCGAGATCGGCCCGGGATACGCCGCGCTCTTGGACTTGCTAGGCGGGCTGCGGGAAGAGATCGCGGCACGCGAGCCCGACCCGTCTCGGCGCACGGCGCTCTGGTACCGCCTGGTCGACGCCGAGTTGCTGGGGCCGATCCGGCTGGGGAACGTCGAGGAGGCCCGGCGGCGTGCCCGCGAGGTCGTCGACGCCGCGGTCGGGACGCCGTGA